Sequence from the Pseudomonadota bacterium genome:
GATCTATTGATCCCATTCGTGATATTGAAATTATTGAAACAGAACTTATGCTTGCAGATCTTGAAAGTATAGAACGCAGAATTCAAACCCTTGGAAAAAAAGTAAAAATGTCTGGCAAAGAAGGAGAAGAAGCAAAAGCAGCTCTCCATCTTTGCGAACGTGTTCTTCCTCTACTTCAAGAAGGAAAACCTGCACGTCAGCTTTCCTTAACACCGGATGAAATTCCTCTTTTTAAAAATTTAAATTTATTAACAAGTAAACCTGTTTTATTTGTGGCCAACGTCCAAGAACAAGATGCCCTCACAGGAAATACACTCACCCAAAAAATATCTGACTATGCTCAGAAAATGGGGGCACGCGCTGTTTTTATTTCTGCAGCCATTGAAGCAGAAGTTTCACAGCTTGACAAAGAAGATCAAGTCGCCTTTCTTGAAACGCTTGGACTCCATGAAACAGGCCTTTCTCAAGTCATCCGTGAAGGTTATAATCTCTTAAATCTCCTTACTTTTTTTACAATTGGTCCTAAAGAAGCACGTGCTTGGACAGTTAGACAGGGCGCAAAAGCACCTGAAGCTGCTGGCG
This genomic interval carries:
- the ychF gene encoding redox-regulated ATPase YchF, translating into MGFKCGIIGLPNVGKSTLFNALTATAAAEAANYPFCTIEPNVGRVGVPDLRLFELAKIAKSAVTIPTQLEFVDIAGLVKGASRGEGLGNKFLAHIREVDALVHVVRAFENDDITHVEGSIDPIRDIEIIETELMLADLESIERRIQTLGKKVKMSGKEGEEAKAALHLCERVLPLLQEGKPARQLSLTPDEIPLFKNLNLLTSKPVLFVANVQEQDALTGNTLTQKISDYAQKMGARAVFISAAIEAEVSQLDKEDQVAFLETLGLHETGLSQVIREGYNLLNLLTFFTIGPKEARAWTVRQGAKAPEAAGVIHTDFEKGFICAETISYEDYVTAQGEALAKASGKLRLEGRDYLVQDGDVFHFRFNV